TTGCACCACACAATTTTTTCCTCGTGCTTTTGCCTGGTAGAGTCCTTGGTCAGCCGCAGCAATTAAAGTTACAGGAGATAATTGGCTATGAGGAGTAATGGTTGCTACGCCAATACTTAAGGTAATGAATTCACTGACTTGAGAATTCAGATGAGGCAGTTGTAATGCACTAACATGACTCTGAATATCTTTTGCAACTGCAATCGCCCCTGCGGCATCTGTATTGGGTAAAATTACTGCAAACTCTTCTCCACCATAACGAGCAACCAAATCAGCAGGATGTTTCACTGTCACAGAGATGGCCTTGGCAACCTGTCTGATAACATCATCTCCTGCCAAATGTCCATAAGTATCATTGTAAAGCTTAAAGCAATCTACATCACACAAAATCAGAGATAGCGAGGCTTGTTCTCGTGTCAACAGTTGCCACTGTGCATTCAAAGTATCATCAAAACAGCGTCGATTTGCCAGTTGAGTCAGACCATCCAAAGAAGCAAGACGCTGTAATTCCTGGTTTGCTAGTTGTAATTGGTGGTAAAGTTCTGATTGTTGAATAGCGATCGCAGCTTGAGATGCTAACTGGTTAAACAAGTTAATCTCCGATTGCTGCCATTGTCTAGCGTTACGGCATTGGTGAGCAATCAATAGTCCCCATAAACGGTCTTGCTGTAAGATGGGTACTACCAAGTTAGCCCGGATTTGCAAACTCCGCAGCATGTTAAGATGACACCGCGATAATCCTGCTGTTTCAATGTCTTCAATGGCTCTAGAATTGCCTTGTTGATAATAAGCCGCATGGGTAGATTGAAAACATGTATCCATCACGTCAAATCCCAGAATCGACATGCACCCTTGTGCTAAGGACTCTACAGCCACCGACCCACTCCAGTCTGGCGCAAACTGATAGATCAGCACTCGGTCTACCTCAAACAGTCGTCGCAGTTCGGTTGCTGTGGTTTGCAAAATCTCGTTTAATTCCAACGATTGTCGGATACGCTGCGTCACAACAGCTATAATTCGCTCGGACTCAGTTTGGTGTTGGACACGCTGCCCAACCTGCGGAAAATGTGCCGATGTTATTAGGGCGCTTGTATCAATTTTAGGAGTTGCAGTCACAGGCACCGCACTCGCCCCAGCAATCAAATGCCCTTGAGCAAAAGTTGCACCTCGTTCTCGCAGCCACTTCAGTTCCTCAATACACTCAATTCCTTCAGCAACGGTTTGGATATTTAACTTTTGAGTAATTTCTAGAAGCTTCTCGGTAATGGCAGCTTTGTACGGGTCTTGATGTACATCTCGAATTAACCCTATGTCCAACTTGATAAAGTCTGGGCGTAAGTGATGCAACAAGTTGAGGCTGGAATTGCCAGAACCGAGGTCATCAAGGGCTACTAAAAACCCGCGATCGCGGTAGTATTGAAGCACCGCCTTGAGATGGTTTATGTCTTGAGGATTGTCTGACTCCACAAATTCAAAAATAACCCGTTCATGAGAAATACCTGCAAGATCAATTGCCTCCACAGTACTGCGAAGGCAAAAAGCGGGGTCATAAAGTGCCATTGGTGCAAAATTAATGAAGATCTGCCCCTTAAGTTGATGGCGGGAGGCTTGAGTGATGGTGCCCAGGCGTGCAAGTCGGTCGAGTTGTGGCAAAAGTCCCACCTCGCTTGCTAACTCCAGCATTGGCCCTGGGAAAACTAAATTGCCTTGTTCATCCAGTCCCCGCAACAGTGATTCATATCCATAAATTTGGGATGTATCGTTAATTGAGACAATCGGTTGGAAATAATTAGTAAATCGTTCCCTTGCCAGCATTTCCACCAACCACTCAGACTGGTTGAACTTAATGAAGCGTTGCAATGAGGCGATATCACTAAAATCTTGGAGTTGAGGTTGGATAGCGCCTCGAATGAAAAGGACTTGCGTCTCTGTTAATTCTCTGGGTGCAAGTATTTGAGCCAGGTTACGGGCTATTTCTTTGGCTTGTCCTGCTTTACAATTCAAACTCATACCTGGTCGCCCTTGCATCAGTTCATACTCAATAGCGAACTTTTGTAAGTAGGATCTGACTTTTGTCAAGGTATGTGGAACAGGGAACCAGAGAAAGAGTCT
Above is a window of Nostoc sp. UHCC 0702 DNA encoding:
- a CDS encoding EAL domain-containing protein — encoded protein: MSQKSSIFQTCACYHVARCHIGEAGRLFLWFPVPHTLTKVRSYLQKFAIEYELMQGRPGMSLNCKAGQAKEIARNLAQILAPRELTETQVLFIRGAIQPQLQDFSDIASLQRFIKFNQSEWLVEMLARERFTNYFQPIVSINDTSQIYGYESLLRGLDEQGNLVFPGPMLELASEVGLLPQLDRLARLGTITQASRHQLKGQIFINFAPMALYDPAFCLRSTVEAIDLAGISHERVIFEFVESDNPQDINHLKAVLQYYRDRGFLVALDDLGSGNSSLNLLHHLRPDFIKLDIGLIRDVHQDPYKAAITEKLLEITQKLNIQTVAEGIECIEELKWLRERGATFAQGHLIAGASAVPVTATPKIDTSALITSAHFPQVGQRVQHQTESERIIAVVTQRIRQSLELNEILQTTATELRRLFEVDRVLIYQFAPDWSGSVAVESLAQGCMSILGFDVMDTCFQSTHAAYYQQGNSRAIEDIETAGLSRCHLNMLRSLQIRANLVVPILQQDRLWGLLIAHQCRNARQWQQSEINLFNQLASQAAIAIQQSELYHQLQLANQELQRLASLDGLTQLANRRCFDDTLNAQWQLLTREQASLSLILCDVDCFKLYNDTYGHLAGDDVIRQVAKAISVTVKHPADLVARYGGEEFAVILPNTDAAGAIAVAKDIQSHVSALQLPHLNSQVSEFITLSIGVATITPHSQLSPVTLIAAADQGLYQAKARGKNCVVQFDCDHPGGK